The nucleotide sequence CTTGCGGCCCCTGCATCGGTCAATGGGACCGCAAGGACGTGAAGAAGGGCGAAAAGAACACGATCGTGACGTCATACAACCGCAACTTCACGGGTCGCAACGACGCCAACCCCGCCACGCACTGCTTCGTCACCAGCCCTGAGCTTGTCACCGCACTGTCTCTAGCTGGTAAGTCACTCTCAGACTCCTTCGTACGGGATGTCAATATAGGGGTGAAAAGAGTACTATTGTGACGTCATACAAGCAACGTTTatcgtttttagtttttaccatAACTTCTTAAATACTCGGACCAGTGCGAGAAtttagtaattataaaaatgcaCATCCAATAATAtccttttaataataaatagtttcgTGATCCATGTTTGCcgcaggtaaaaaaaaatattttcagggtCTCTCATGGACTTTTCTTGTCTCTCTCATGGAAGTTCTTAAAATCTCTGtttctaaataaattttatttctcCAAAATTAGATGAAAGAATTTTTCTAACTTGGGCTTAGGATTGCGAAACGCGCCTGTATCTAGCtcgacaattttattattattgtagattgTATTTGAAATGGATATGGATAAACTCATCTAAAGGTTAACACACATTAATACCAGTGTGGTATTATCAACAGGTCGCCTGGACTTCAACCCCGTAACGGATGAGCTGACTGGCAAGGACGGCAAGAAGTTCAAGCTGTCGGACCCCTTCGCTGACGAGCTGCCCGCTAAAGGCTTCGACCCCGGCCAGGACACGTACGAGCACCCGCCCGCTGACGGATCCAGTGAGCTCCTTATTTTTgaagttattaagtttattattaacccccgacccaaaaagaggggtgttataagtttgacgtgtgtatctgtctgtggcatcgtagctcctaaactaatgaaccgattttaatttagttaaattttttttgtttgaaaggtggcttgatcgagattgtccTATAATCTAAGACAattggttcagccttttgaaagttatcagctcttttttagttactgtaaccttcacttatcggggctgttataaatttttaatttacacttgttgtacagTGCACAGGCATACGCCttgtgttcagattggactattttttttttttgtttgcgaAACCGAATGCCTACTTACGGTATTCTATCCCATTGTCGCAGAGGTGCAAGTCGACGTATCCCCCACATCGGACCGTCTCCAACTCCTGCAGCCCTTCGACAAGTGGGACGGCAAGGACCTGACCGACATGACCATCCTCATCAAGGTGAAGGGCAAGTGTACCACCGACCACATCTCCGCCGCCGGGCCCTGGCTCAAGTACCGCGGGCACCTCGACAACATCTCCAACAATATGTTCCTCACGTGAGTTGGCACCTTTACACCTGCCCTACAATACACAAGTTTCCATATCTACATATCATCATcacatatacctatacctacgctTCAGGCGTTTTGTGGCCATGAGGATCTACTCAGACAAACTAAATCAAATCCTCGaatgtaaaataaatgataaaatcaTAGTGACTGACCACATCAAGCTGGTAGCTGCGTGATGATTGATGAATTACAATCTTACGTTCATACCGCTGTAGCAGTCACGTCCGTTCTAAGGCTGAcatctgtagagcgcactttgattttcctcAGACttcagacactgttaaaacgagacagcgttataccgctagcataaatctgtctcgttttaactgaaacttaggtctaagcaaagtcaaaatgcgctctatagatttcaacgtaACTGCTCGAGCTCGACAATGACTACTCGTCTGTGTAGGGTCTGATTCGTGTACGATATTCAACAATCAGCGGTTCTAGCTGAACGTGTATGGCAACTCTTTCATGACAAGTTGTGTTGAATCCCACTTTTCCCACGTTTTCACTCAGTTTTGCTATTTAAACACAATGAGACAGGTTTTTGCTAGAAAAATTTACTGGGAGGCGTCATTcgagaaaatattttcaaacatttttgttCACAGCGCAACAAATGCCGAAAACGGCGAACTGAACAAAGTTAAGAATCAAGTAACCGGCGAATGGGGACCAGTACCGGCCACCGCGCGCGCCTACAAAGCCAAGGGCGTGCGTTGGTGCGTTGTTGGTGATGAGAACTACGGTGAAGGCTCCAGCCGCGAGCACGCTGCTTTGGAGCCCAGGCATCTTGGCGGCAGGGCCATCATTGTCAAGTCCTTTGCCAGGTAATTGGCCATTGTGTTATATCTATGGCAAAGCCAAGGGCGTGCGTTGGTGCGTTTTTGGCGACGAGACGGTGAAGGCTCCAGACGCGAGCACGCTGCTTTAGAGTCTAGACATCTTGGCGGCAGGGCCATTATTGTCAAATCACTTTTCAGTTAATTGGCCACAATGTCATATATAGTACCCGGCAGGAGACGTTGTCTCTccgtcgttgagaccgacaaaacgtcacataggtgtGAGTGACGAcactctacgaagccgaaactTCTTTCTAAAGGTTGATGTACATGTGATGTATGTGTTCTTGCCGGCTACTGTATCTATAATTGATTTTGTCATGACGAATTTCAACTCTTTGTTCCCGGCCTTTGGGACATAGCTTCAATTCAGTTATGTAACTAATATTCTTTACCATACTTGCCAGAATCCACGAGACCAACCTGAAGAAACAAGGTCTGTTGCCGCTGACGTTCGCGAACCCCGCCGACTACGACAAGATCCAGCCCACGGACAAGATCTCCCTGCTCGGCCTTAAAGACCTCGCGCCGGgaaaggtatttttaatacgGCTAAATAGGgttaaataaaactgaaaattaattaatttaattgcaTTTGACTGGTTGTTATTGACGCGCTTTCTCGTCGGTCTGTTTATGCCGGAGACCTAGCAATTCTAAATTTAAACATAGATTGGAATTTGATAACAATGCAATATCAACTCGTGTTTGTTGTctgtgtttgttagtttatttattttctgttcGGTTCAAATATAATTGATATTAATCTAACTTCCCTATGAGGTAGCTACTTGAAAACATAGATTGGAACTGGATTTAATGCAAATAGACTTATTTTCTGCAAGAATATAGCTATAGTAAGGCTATCTATTCCCTTCCCTCAGCCCTTATCTCTCGTAGGCACTAATGTTGGCAGTTTATTTGCATTCTTTGTCTCGTCTCGTTGGCCTTACTCtaattcattttttaaatttccagcAAGTAGACTGCGAGATCAAGCACAAAGACGGCAAAACTGAACGCATCAAGCTCAACCACTCCCTGAACGAGCAACAGATCGCCTGGTTCAAAGCCGGCTCCGCTCTCAACAGGATGAAGGAGATCGCTCTTGGAAAGTGAACACCACCAAACTAACCGCACTGATATAGAATTTAGTCGTGTACGAGTTTTTTGATTGTACCATAGACAATTTACCAATTGTTTTTGTTACCATATTTAAAAATGTGTATGAATTATTAAAGCAGTATTGTTTATGAGCCATTTATGTATAAAGTAATGTAGTGTTTTTTAACTGACAGTACTTAAAGCAAAAGCTTGAAAGGGCTAGATCCCAGAGGGAGCTAAAAAAGCAAAATTGAGCCTTGGCTTATCTTTTACTTAAAACTAGTAAAAAATAGCTGAGCCAGtgagtcaattttttttagtaaaaaatatatatatataatagtgcatttttgatgataataattattattaatgtaaagTAACACCAGACAATACTTGCAACGCGGTGGTGAATCTATTAGCGTAGATCATTTTATAGATGAAATTAGAAATTAAGTTTCAACTTTTTTTCAACTtaaaccaataataattaagtgaaattgttttattctatttatgtacataatgttaaatcaaattaaataaaaattacgtaCGTATATCACTGTTGTTTGCCTACTCCCCATTTTGcttattaaacaaataatagcgcatagagtacctacctacctatataattagTCACTGTTTCTTAATGCgcttaaaatcaaaaataaaaaaggcacGCAGTAATAATTATCACTTTTTTAACGGCGAACGGAACCGGCATGCCCGAGTTTTCCATAACATCAAACCTATATGTGTGGggtatctatggataggtcttcaaaaatgataatGAGGTTTCTAATGCgcgagagacacttccaaagtggtaacATGTgtgtgcccccccccccccccccctgtaacttctaaaataagagaatgataaaactaaaaaaaatacattaagtacattaccatgcaaacttccaccgaaaattggtttgaacgagatctggtaagtagttttttttaatacgtcataaaaaattaaaatgtgtttaaattttcaaagtaagataactataccaagtggggtatcatatgaaagggctttacctgtatattctaaaacagatttttatttatttttatgcatgattgtttttgatttatcgtgcaaaattacccgagtacggaaccctcagtgcgcgagtctgactcgcacttggccggttttttttttggataggACTTTTACGTTTAGCAGTACACTtaaaccataaaaataaaaagcggCATTTAGTGTAAAACTAATTTATTAGCAACAGGTTAATCCTCATTGTCCTCGTTGTCGCTGTCCGCGTTGATGTTGAAGTAGCGCAGCTCGTAGGAGTCGTGCGCAGACGCCACCACGCGCAGCCAGTCACGCAGGTTGTTCTTCTTGAGGTAGCGCTTTGTCAAGTATTTCAAGTACCTCTTGGAGAAGGGAATGTCTGTAACagaaaatatatacatattatatgattgAGCTGTATAGCTGTATATATAgctgtggtagcctagtggttagaacgtccgccttcgaatcggaggtcggaggttcgatcccgggcacgcaccactaacttttcagttatgtgcgttttaagcaattaaatatcacttgctttaacggtgaaggaaaacatcgtgaggaaacctgcatgcctgagagttctccatgttctcaaaggtgtgtgaagtctgccaatccgcattgggccagcgtggcagactatggcctaaacccttctcattctgagaggagacccgtactcagtagtggggcagaaatgggttgatcatgatgatgatgatatgattGAAGCCCTATGAATTCATCAATTTAAGGACCTTGATGCGATGATTCAAGGACACCtctttttttacccaactatgacaaagctaaaaggaagggttatagttttataggcttgtgcttgacgacaatcatgcttgaaaaagcaatgatgaggtctatgTTGGAGCGATAGCgagcctagaagatgcctattcactcttgttttgaagATATTTAGGTTATATGTGGTAGGAAACCCAGACatcggaagggcattccacaccttagcggtttGTATCAGAAACATTACTGATTATTCCTTAACTTACTTAAGAGGTAAACCAGTAGCTTCTTGCTGAAATGCATAAGAGAACCTTGTTACCGCAAAGtaacaatgaaatcatgataaaaattaaatctaacTTCAAAAGGTCTAAAGCGCCATGGAAATCAAAAAGATATAATACCCTGTATCAATTAAAATAACAGGAGCATCAATATGATATTCCGAGATACTAGGTTATTGTAAGGAATAGAAACATTCAACCTAATCATGGCTCAACAGTGAAGTGATTGAGTAAAATGAACTAAAACAAACTTGTTACATGACTGCATAATGAACTGACAAGATAAAGAGGATGGCTGGTAGTGCTAGATGAGGTAGGCTAGGGACAGGTTTGTGGTGTTCACTAGAGGTCTATGTTCAACAATAGAAGTCCAATGCTGATATATTTGTAGTTCATTGAGAGAATCGTTAACTATAACCATTTACCACCAAGCAAGTAAACAAAACCTCATTCACTTCGGTAAGCCAAAATTCATTTTATAGATTTCTGGGGTAACTAGTCTAGATACTCGTTTTAATATTACATAGTTTACATCTTACCTGCACTGATAACGATTTTCGTCTTATCCCTCGCGATGACAACGTGATTGCCCAGGTTATTTGTTTTGCCCTCAACCTTTACACGTTCTTTTAAGTATTTCTCGAAATTGCCCACCTCCAGAATGCTGTCTTCAGCTGGATGTGTGCAATCAATCGCGAATTTAAGACTTATTTTCCTTCGCTGGCCCTTGCCGCGGATTTTACCCCCTTTGACTCCCTTTTTACCAGTCTTTTGGTGAAGTTGGCCTTTCTTGGCCGCGGGCTTTGTTACTGCCATTTCGGCAACctgaaatataaaatgtaattttctaTTTATGATGCGACCACTATTTATTGAATAACTATTTTCTCAAGAATTTTAACAAATAACCTACAGAACACGTGTTACAGTCGCCGTAAAACTTGCAAAATGGCCGACTTTAATTTTTGATGACAGGATGACAGTGTCATAATTTGATCTGTAATGTTGGTATTTGCATAGAGCATTGTCTATGGCATAAAGGTTTCTGTACACACGCACTAGTAATTACCTTGGCCTATTATTGGCGCCAGTATTGGTGCGATATATCGCCAATCCCTTGGCCAATGGAAGGGCCACAGACAGCGAATAGAGAATGACGGGGCGGAGATGAACCAGACCGTGGAGGAAAGGCCGGCCGCCCATGTAGACTGTAATACAAGTCCAAGCAAACAGCAAATCAGTCTGTACCTACTCAAAAGTACAAGCATAGTAACGGGTGATTCATTtagaggtatttttttaaattaaaaaaataaaagaataaattcaattttattttataatctttATTATCATACAAAAGAACCATTCTTTACAATTATTTCTAAAAGATAATTTCTTTTAAATGTTGTCCGTGACTACGGTTAACATGGTCCCTTCTGAAGTTCCAATTTTCAATGACTTGTGTGAGTATTTCGAGAAgtaacaagagtgaataggcaccttctaggtaaacgcgtcacatcttagaccacatcatcactttccatcaggtgtgattgtggtcaagcgcttgcctatcgtgaataaaaaaaaaaaaaaaaaaaaaaaaagtatttggCCAATGACTCGAGTAATATTGGTCTCCAATGCCTAAATCGTAGCTGGCTTATCCATGTAGACTTTGGACTTTACATAGCCCCAAATGAAAAAGGCAAGAGGTGTGATGTCACATGATCTAGATCTAGCCAGCCATTTCACTGGTCCAAAGCGTCAAATGATCTGTTCGCCGAATCGTTCTCGCAGTAAAGCCATGGTTTCACGGGCTGTATGGCAAATGGCACCATCTTATAAGAACCAAATTTCGTTGAGACCACGGGCTTCAATTTCAGGTATCAAATAGTCTGTTGAATACGACAACGTTGTTGAATCCGACAGGCCAAGCTCTTGAGAACGGCGACGAATCGACACTTTTCGGTCTTCGCGTACGCTCGTCGCTACCGTCCCTATATTTCCTTCACTACGTGCTGGATGTGGTCTATTTGGTCGAGTATTATCCAATAATGAAAATTGGGTCTCAAACATACTGATAATAGAGCGAATTGTTCGTTCGATAGGCCGATTATGTGGACCATAAGTTGCTCTAAGCGCCCGATACACATTCCTCGTAGAACGCCCATTTTCGTAAATAAAGTTGAACAATTTGTAGACGCTGTGACGGGCTAAGTCTTTCGATTATGAAATGTCAAACACTACTGAACAGGAATGCCACTTCAGTTGACACAACGCATGCGCGATCTGCAATTAAATCCCCACCACAAAAAGTACCTCTAAATGAATCACCCGTTACAAGAGTTTGCTATCGTGCATGAAGTAAACTTTTGCACTTTTGAAATTGAAcatcttttatattttttatcggACTAAGGCGAAGCACAAAGGAGCGCAGTGTATTTgttaaatacttatttagaaCACTGCGCAACCTTTTGAAACAAAAATGCAATAACAGCTATTAGATTAGATcaatcaaatgcatctaccacttgTTCAGAATACCTTTCCAATCGAGAAGAACctgcaagaaacttggcggttgctctttccaaaGATTCgatttctattataatattaattaactacTTGTTATTGTGTTaatgtattaggtaggtacagaagtTGCTTTCAATATCTTGTAATTCACCATAACTATATGTAGAACCAGACAGTCCTACAATATAATTAAAGCCTCACAATAGCTCAAAAGTCAGGGGACGGACAGCAATAGGTACGAGTACGAAAGGTCAGACTTTCAAACCATACCACAACGGGTACAAATTCGACAGCAGTACAACCATAAATGGCGACCCCACACCGGATACcgtagcgttggaagacctcccgCTAGGTGGtcgacgacatcaaacgagtcgcagggagccgctggattcaggaggcgcaagaccgtggcgtggcGAAGAGAGACATTATGTCAAAATatagacgtctatcggttgataataatgattactaaattataattttagtgatAGATTATATCTTACGAAAGCCCGTGTTGGACTTAGGCACTTATAATACAAGGTAGATCATGGGTATCTCTTAAGCTAGGAGCAGGTACATAGCTCATGACATTACATAGATACAGAACTCaatgttataaaaattaaaatattatgtgtttgTCCCCATTTATCAAATACCaacagctttaaaaataaaagcatcTATAAAACGGGTTTCTAATAAAGCGCGcttaaaagtagtttttttaatgttacgATCCAGTTTGGATTCCAGTTATCCTTCGGCAGTCGGCATACTTAAAGTTGAAAGGAACTATGGCAGGGTATAGAATTTAAAAGCTTAGGAATTAGGTACTAAGCCAAATTAGGTGCTATTTGAAGAGAGGCTAAGAAATTAATTCTCAATTATATTTATATGCATACCTAGGTACACCTACTTCCTATACTCctgattttcaatttaattttatccaAGTTCATGGATCATCTTTGTTTCCAAATTCCattcaaatcatcatcatcaagttTAGTCATTTGGCTTATTACTGTATACTATCTGACAAACATACATTTCTGAAGTATCTACGTAGGTACTTCTCATCAGGGCTGTGTAGCTGTTTAACAAACTTTCTTTTAGATCAAAATATTCTTTAACGTCTCTGTACTGAATTTTACctcttttcaaacaaaaattaagaTTCAAGTAAATTCCTATTAGGGCAGTGAATCAACGATGCATTACGCAGTCATCTCACATCATAAAGCAGCAAACTACTGCCAACAAGGAGGACGCATATAACTATTGTTTTCTTGCCCCGATATTCCCATGAATGAATCGCGGCTTGCCGAGGCGAGGTCACGACGGTGATTTTTTTTACCTGGCGTGATGTAAGCCTCTGTCTTTTGATTCGAGTTGTACGTTCTCTTAATTTAAAAGATTTACCTGTTTCGTAAAATATGAGTTGAATTCTTCGAATTAATCGCGCGATGAGTGTCGTTTGATTATAATACTTCGTACCTAGATTCTTATGTGTAGGTTTGTTTAAGTGTTTTGTGGATAAACTAGCGCATGCGTATAATATTCTTATCACCATGTCGTGAACTTGTGAAACCGCGGCACACAAACGCAGTTTATTTGCGTTTGAAAACAGTTCACTCGAGTCGTGACCGAGTGATGTGATGTGAAACTATTTTTGAGCAGTTAACCTCACTTCCTCAACCAAGTTTATATACGGTGATTCATAGATTCAGCTGTGTGATTTGTGATTTTGAATTATCTATATTAGAAGTTTAATAATCGatttaataaaagaaatacAACGCTGTGTTTTAAAAATGTTAGACGTAATGCCGTGTCATAATCGATAAGAAACTGAAGATGGAAACAATAAAAGTGTTCTACAGATGATATTAAAATGGATAAATGTTTTGCCGCGTGCGGCTGTGACGATCTCGAGGGAATAACAAAATCTGATTTGGATCGCTTCACTGATAAAATAGAAAATGTTCTCAACGATGAAAAAGGGCGGAGACTCTTCAGAAACTTCATGTTTTCCAGCAACATGAGACACGGGCGAAAGGCTTTGGACTTATATGAGAACATCGAGAGATTGCTAAGTTCTACAGAGGACCCCGAAAGTGCGTCTTTTCGGCGTTATTTACGAGAATACGATCGTGTGATCGATGCAGCGGAGAGAATTGAAGAGCTAGACTTTGCTACTATGGAAAGACTGGTGATCGCGCGCGATTCAGAAAATAAAGAAGAAATGGCCGAAGTATTAAAAGCTTTAAAACTAGAAGTAACCAAAGCACTTAGAAGGGAATACAGCGCGTTTAGAATACGTTTTGTACCGTCCAAACACAACTGAATTAAAGTTTTAGGGAATGAACTGAGTAACTGTGCCTTGCTTCATCAGGCGTTCATAATTCGCGCCAATAATTTTCTTAGGGTTAAAGTACACTCATGCACAGTTTTCTTCAACAAACGAACAAAGGGTAGAAACagaaaataattaatctaatattTTGCGATGTGCCCAAGGAAATCCATTTCCATTTATCACAAAAACCTGTACCTGCCTCAATTTCAacagaatttgtattttttgtttttattatcattaaaataatgataattaaaCTCATAGtgagaaataaattattttaatgcagTCTTATTTCTTTATACCTAAATAATCCACAATTGAAAATCCTATTGAAATATGAATCATTTGTGTTTAGGTACTAACTACTCACTCCTAATGCAAAACATGTTATGACCTTTCAGAATCGATTAGCAATGTGAATGACCTTGGTCATAAAAATGCCAAAAGCTGAAAGCCCCTGTCTCCAGTCTTTAATGTGGATTCCCCCTATTACAATGCCACCAATTTATCTGATGAGATAATAACGTCGCTAGTGGAGAATTTGGTTTCGCTATGTTTAAGAAATTCACCAagaaaaaatagaattaaaattCTTTCAACATAGCGAAGTTTCAATACTAGTTGATGCACGCGACTTTTGTACGCGTGAATTTTGAAATGACAGCTGTCGCAGCTCTAGTTCCAATTTTGGCCACGGGCAGATATAAGTTGGCGGCACTGTAGTAGGTGGAATTCACATTAGATTGGAGGGAGCTTTATGAAGTCGGTCGCGCGCATGCAAACCAAACGCACATTATTTTGTGTACTTTACAGTCTACACTTATACCACAC is from Maniola jurtina chromosome 14, ilManJurt1.1, whole genome shotgun sequence and encodes:
- the LOC123872031 gene encoding 60S ribosomal protein L22-like; its protein translation is MAVTKPAAKKGQLHQKTGKKGVKGGKIRGKGQRRKISLKFAIDCTHPAEDSILEVGNFEKYLKERVKVEGKTNNLGNHVVIARDKTKIVISADIPFSKRYLKYLTKRYLKKNNLRDWLRVVASAHDSYELRYFNINADSDNEDNED
- the LOC123872029 gene encoding uncharacterized protein LOC123872029, with translation MDKCFAACGCDDLEGITKSDLDRFTDKIENVLNDEKGRRLFRNFMFSSNMRHGRKALDLYENIERLLSSTEDPESASFRRYLREYDRVIDAAERIEELDFATMERLVIARDSENKEEMAEVLKALKLEVTKALRREYSAFRIRFVPSKHN